The following is a genomic window from Sceloporus undulatus isolate JIND9_A2432 ecotype Alabama unplaced genomic scaffold, SceUnd_v1.1 scaffold_1778, whole genome shotgun sequence.
AAAATCTAATCAAcctaaaacaataaaacccatggCAGAGGGAACCTGCCCAGGGGACCCAGACAtcatatgaattttgtgcagaataagtccagaattgtgaatagcctttgaaaactgagtGGTTTTGAAGGCTTTCTCACAGAGGgcagaaaattgctgaaattactcgcTGTTTACTTCAGGAAGAAAATTAGTGGCAAATTACATCCCCCCCACCCCCTAGTTAGACTCTGCTTagcatccatttaaaaaaaacctgttcagggtggtattgtgttctttttttctgtgcaaactaTGTTTTATGTTTCTCCTGCAGGAATGCCATGGAGGAGGGTGTCACTGAGCCCCCAAGGGAGCAGAGGAGTTGGGTGATGAATCCAGGGATAGATGCAGAGGTGGGGAATGGTCCCCAGGCTCCATCCAGCATCGATCAGAGCGACCCACTCATGGAattagaggagaaagaggaagacatCGTGGCTGAGGATGTCCCTGAGGTGGACCAAATCCAGCTGCAAGGCCTTGTCACACAACTCGAGAGACTCAGCCCCAGTTTCCATGATAGTTCTCCCACCTCTGAAGATGGCCTCCTGCCAGCCTCTGATGGTGAGGAGAGCCCTGTATTTGGAAGAGGAACAGAAGAGAAGGGTCACCTCCTCAAGTGTCGGGGTCCACCAGGGGAATGTGGCCCCTGTCCACTGCATATCGCCACAGGCCATGGCTTAGGGGCACCCTCCCACTGGCCCCCGCAGCTCATCCGTGGCCCACGGAAAAGCAGGGGCTTGCTTTCAGCAGAAACTAACCCGGAGGACCTGCTCAGCCTCCTCTGCTACGAAGGGGGCATCCCATCTGAACCGGATGCTCAGATACCCTTGGCCCACTCGGATGTGGTGGCAGGGAGTGGTGGTGGACAGAAGTTAAAGGCTGGAGAAAGGGCAGAGATGTCTCTGGGGCCCTCGGAGGAAGCAGAGAGGGAAGAGCCATGCCAATGGGACCCAAGGGAAGGGGCTG
Proteins encoded in this region:
- the LOC121917927 gene encoding fibrous sheath CABYR-binding protein-like, with the protein product MDFKPEAISGADVPTEPLEPPPMDLEETSGPQHPTEDLPSAQQPSPASGGVEVTLTPPPNMESSNPGMAEIQTSLGEAQSPEWLLDPQDSSPQVHTEVGLEGSRNAMEEGVTEPPREQRSWVMNPGIDAEVGNGPQAPSSIDQSDPLMELEEKEEDIVAEDVPEVDQIQLQGLVTQLERLSPSFHDSSPTSEDGLLPASDGEESPVFGRGTEEKGHLLKCRGPPGECGPCPLHIATGHGLGAPSHWPPQLIRGPRKSRGLLSAETNPEDLLSLLCYEGGIPSEPDAQIPLAHSDVVAGSGGGQKLKAGERAEMSLGPSEEAEREEPCQWDPREGAVQEEKTSLDCGVGPSQKGEPSPDSAGIISPEVSDKRRKRTSYSSWPSHPSPCFGQKVTIASPRNDLPSQPYSFRPLRPLLT